A genomic stretch from Pelotomaculum schinkii includes:
- the purF gene encoding amidophosphoribosyltransferase — MAGDFGNGYDEVLPVVDKPREECGIFGIYGPGFDVARLTYYGLYALQHRGQESAGIAVGNGSKIRLAKGMGLVSDVFNDEKLGSFQGHLAIGHVRYSTTGSNNPANAQPLVFNYSRGMIGLSHNGNISNIAELRRQLSSTGSVFQSTTDSEVIVNLIARYSQNSLVEAIVKSMIDLKGAYSLLVLTENKLIGIRDPFGFRPLCLGRKGDAYILASESCALDTIGAEFVRDLEPGEIVVIDEDGLQSLQSLQVPRRKAHCIFEYIYFARPDSRIDGFNVNRVRYEMGRQLAREYPVEADLVIPVPDSGTIAARGFAWESGIPFEEGLMKNRYVGRTFIQPTQDIRELGVRLKLNPVRHILQGKRVVLIDDSIVRGTTSGKIVSMVRECGAREVHFCLSSPPTKLPCYYGIDTSLSELIAAHKTVEEIREYISADGLHYLSQEGLLGIFGEARGNFCTACFSGDYPTYVPDPNLQGKLVFEEEHGCG; from the coding sequence GCGGCCAGGAGAGCGCCGGGATAGCTGTCGGCAACGGCAGCAAGATTCGACTGGCTAAGGGTATGGGGTTGGTTTCAGATGTCTTCAACGACGAGAAACTGGGCAGCTTCCAGGGGCACTTGGCGATAGGACACGTACGCTACTCCACTACCGGCTCTAATAACCCGGCCAACGCCCAGCCTCTGGTTTTCAATTATTCCCGCGGGATGATTGGCCTGTCCCATAACGGCAACATCTCCAATATTGCCGAACTGCGCCGGCAATTGTCCTCGACCGGCTCGGTCTTCCAATCTACCACCGACAGCGAAGTCATTGTCAACCTGATTGCCCGTTACAGTCAGAACAGCCTGGTTGAGGCCATCGTCAAGTCCATGATCGATCTCAAAGGAGCCTACTCACTCCTGGTCCTGACGGAAAACAAACTGATTGGCATACGCGATCCCTTCGGCTTCCGCCCGCTGTGCCTGGGACGCAAAGGCGACGCTTATATTTTGGCCTCGGAATCCTGCGCTCTGGATACCATCGGAGCTGAATTTGTACGGGACCTGGAGCCGGGCGAAATCGTCGTGATTGACGAGGACGGTCTGCAATCGCTTCAGTCACTGCAGGTTCCCCGCCGGAAAGCGCACTGTATCTTTGAATACATTTACTTTGCCCGTCCCGACAGCCGCATCGACGGGTTCAACGTTAACCGTGTCCGGTACGAGATGGGTCGCCAATTGGCCAGGGAATATCCGGTTGAAGCGGACCTGGTGATACCGGTGCCGGATTCGGGGACGATCGCCGCCAGAGGCTTTGCCTGGGAATCCGGCATACCCTTTGAGGAGGGGCTGATGAAGAACCGCTATGTCGGCCGCACCTTTATTCAGCCTACGCAGGATATCAGGGAATTGGGAGTCAGGCTTAAACTGAACCCGGTCCGGCATATACTGCAGGGTAAGCGGGTGGTACTGATTGACGACTCCATCGTACGCGGCACCACCAGCGGCAAAATCGTGAGCATGGTACGGGAGTGCGGCGCCAGGGAGGTCCATTTCTGCCTGAGTTCTCCTCCTACCAAGCTGCCTTGCTATTACGGCATAGATACCTCCCTCAGTGAACTGATTGCCGCCCACAAAACGGTTGAGGAGATCAGGGAGTATATCAGCGCCGACGGCTTGCATTACCTGAGCCAGGAGGGCCTGCTGGGAATATTCGGTGAAGCGCGGGGCAACTTCTGCACTGCCTGCTTCAGCGGGGACTACCCCACCTATGTGCCCGATCCCAACCTGCAGGGCAAGCTGGTATTCGAGGAGGAGCACGGGTGCGGCTAA
- the purM gene encoding phosphoribosylformylglycinamidine cyclo-ligase: MTEKKKGLTYADAGVDIEAGNKAVHLMKDTVRSTFRPEVLADIGGFGGFFALNKDRYREPVLVSGTDGVGTKLRVAMLTGRHDSVGIDAVAMCVNDILAQGAEPLFFLDYLAVGRLSPEQVAAIVGGVAEGCRQAGCALIGGETAEMPGFYGPEEYDIAGFAVGVVERSRIIDGRDIVPGDLVIGLPSSGLHSNGYSLARKVLLEVAGYGVDTYLEQLGRTVGEEMLEPTRIYVKAILPLLDRFKMKGLAHITGGGLTENVPRALPEGTGVEFRLGTWPVPPVFNLIQETGNIAASEMLRTFNMGVGLVAVVARAEAGAVMADLSARGETSYLIGEVVEGKREVTYT; encoded by the coding sequence ATGACCGAAAAGAAGAAGGGCCTCACTTATGCCGATGCCGGGGTGGATATTGAAGCCGGCAACAAGGCGGTCCACCTGATGAAAGACACCGTGCGCAGCACTTTCAGACCTGAGGTCTTGGCCGATATCGGCGGCTTTGGCGGTTTTTTTGCCCTCAATAAGGACAGGTACCGGGAGCCGGTGCTGGTTTCCGGTACGGATGGCGTCGGTACCAAGCTGCGGGTGGCCATGTTGACAGGCAGGCATGATTCAGTAGGCATAGATGCGGTGGCCATGTGTGTCAACGATATCCTGGCGCAGGGGGCGGAGCCGCTCTTTTTCCTTGATTACCTGGCAGTCGGCCGGTTGTCGCCGGAACAGGTGGCCGCTATCGTGGGCGGCGTGGCTGAGGGCTGCCGCCAGGCCGGTTGCGCTTTAATCGGCGGGGAGACCGCCGAGATGCCTGGTTTTTATGGACCGGAGGAATACGATATAGCTGGTTTCGCCGTAGGAGTGGTGGAACGGAGCAGGATTATCGACGGCCGGGATATTGTGCCGGGGGATCTGGTAATCGGCCTGCCTTCAAGCGGGCTGCACAGCAACGGCTACTCTCTGGCCCGTAAAGTCCTGCTGGAGGTCGCCGGGTACGGTGTTGATACATATTTGGAACAACTGGGGCGGACCGTGGGTGAGGAAATGCTCGAGCCCACCAGGATTTATGTGAAAGCTATCCTGCCTTTACTGGATCGGTTTAAAATGAAGGGGTTGGCCCACATTACCGGAGGCGGCCTGACGGAAAACGTGCCACGCGCTCTGCCGGAAGGTACCGGGGTCGAGTTTCGTTTAGGCACCTGGCCCGTGCCCCCGGTGTTTAACCTGATTCAAGAGACGGGTAATATTGCGGCAAGCGAGATGCTGCGGACTTTTAACATGGGTGTCGGCCTGGTGGCGGTGGTTGCCCGTGCGGAGGCAGGCGCCGTAATGGCTGACCTGTCCGCCAGGGGCGAGACAAGCTACCTGATCGGCGAAGTGGTGGAAGGCAAACGGGAAGTAACTTACACCTAA
- the purN gene encoding phosphoribosylglycinamide formyltransferase: MSKLRLGVLASGRGSNLQSIMDQAAAGKINAAVAVVISDKKDAYALERARMAGIPAGHINYSDFPSKDAYERSIVELLQQHGVELVCLAGYMRIVGKVLLAAFPNRVMNIHPALLPSFPGLHGQEQAWAYGVKFSGCTVHFVDEGMDTGPIILQAVVPVYDEDTADDLSARILEQEHKIYPEAIRLYAEGRLRIEGRKVYVSKINHRR, from the coding sequence GTGAGCAAGCTACGCCTGGGCGTTCTGGCCTCCGGCCGGGGCTCAAACCTCCAGTCCATCATGGACCAGGCTGCTGCCGGGAAAATAAACGCCGCGGTAGCCGTGGTCATCAGCGACAAAAAAGATGCCTATGCGCTGGAGCGGGCGAGGATGGCGGGTATCCCGGCCGGACACATTAATTACAGTGATTTCCCATCCAAGGATGCGTATGAAAGGTCAATTGTCGAACTTTTGCAGCAGCATGGAGTGGAACTGGTCTGTCTCGCCGGTTATATGAGAATTGTAGGCAAGGTACTCCTGGCAGCTTTTCCGAACAGGGTTATGAACATCCACCCGGCGCTCCTGCCGTCCTTTCCGGGGTTGCATGGCCAGGAACAGGCCTGGGCCTACGGGGTCAAATTCAGCGGCTGTACCGTCCATTTTGTTGACGAGGGCATGGATACCGGGCCGATTATTCTCCAGGCTGTGGTTCCGGTTTACGATGAAGATACGGCCGATGACTTGTCCGCCCGTATTTTGGAGCAGGAACATAAGATTTACCCGGAAGCTATCCGGCTCTATGCGGAGGGACGGCTGAGGATTGAAGGCAGGAAAGTATACGTGAGTAAAATAAATCATAGGAGGTAA